A window of the Ipomoea triloba cultivar NCNSP0323 chromosome 14, ASM357664v1 genome harbors these coding sequences:
- the LOC116004319 gene encoding two-component response regulator-like APRR5: protein MYGYTYTNDIHYGAAYSTTQYYGAAHVPLPPMVAPPEALPSLPPPLVIPGSDYDSLSPLKSEINGYSSSEYSSYGSPSSATSYGGITNFQRSISSHSLHKNTDGYFPVVSSPTGFLDLDCTPVRKVFSTGDLPGINLVQRNHRSESPLASESNSIIEGMNKACRYSPEEKKERIERYRNKRNLRNFTKKIKYECRKTLADSRPRIRGRFARNDESCERTPQSEWNMIRAGLMEEDDDGDMDDEAWINLQMIDELNFQQI from the exons ATGTACGGCTACACTTATACTAACGATATCCATTACGGCGCCGCCTACTCTACCACCCAATACTACGGCGCCGCCCACGTCCCGCTGCCGCCAATGGTGGCGCCGCCGGAAGCTCTGCCGTCCCTGCCGCCGCCGCTGGTGATCCCCGGCAGCGACTACGACTCCCTGTCGCCGCTGAAGTCGGAGATTAACGGCTACAGCAGCAGCGAATACAGCAGCTACGGCTCCCCCAGCTCCGCCACCAGCTACGGCGGCATAACCAACTTCCAGAGAAGCATCAGCAGCCACTCCCTCCACAAGAACACCGACGGATATTTCCCCGTCGTCTCCTCGCCCACCGGATTTCTCGACCTCGATTGCACTCCGGTGAGAAAGGTTTTCAGCACCGGTGATCTACCA GGAATAAACTTGGTGCAACGTAACCATAGGTCAGAGAGTCCACTAGCAAGTGAAAGCAACAGCATAATAGAAGGAATGAACAAAGCATGCCGGTATAGTCCCGAGGAGAAGAAGGAGAGGATTGAGAGATATCGGAATAAGAGAAACTTACGCAACTTCACCAAGAAGATCAAG TATGAGTGCAGGAAAACCTTAGCAGATAGCAGGCCACGGATCCGAGGAAGGTTTGCCCGGAATGATGAGTCGTGTGAGAGGACACCTCAAAGTGAATGGAACATGATTCGGGCTGGTTTAatggaggaagatgatgatgggGACATGGATGATGAAGCTTGGATCAATTTGCAGATGATTGATGAACTTAATTTCCAGCAAATCTAA